Proteins encoded together in one Thermococcus gammatolerans EJ3 window:
- a CDS encoding protein kinase domain-containing protein: protein MRLDASGNVIWAKNVGGNAVAIAENGDVIVAGYTWSFGAGKSDAWVLRLDENGNVKWQKTYGGSERDYATAVAIADNGDVIVAGYTRSFGAGSRDVWVLRLDENGNVKWQKTYGGSYWEEANAVAVAENGDVIVAGYTESFGAGDDDFWVLRLPSDGNLPGCEFCNDSNAQVENTNAQVESTNAEVHDTNAEIHDTNAQIQDTNAEVKTQYYKKASSGINPLYIAAVIGLLLVGGIAAKAKGGKPKPQKPAPKENDLERLLTGAETLDPIEKAIALAEALPMAGKTSPEKEAEIRANLTSTLDEAEGLLLAMAGERPEEALENLNRLKKALSRAGMEKRARRIEENLILKLENQLKEITAKIESLAAQGRVGEAKGKYRKALRIANSHPSLREELNNAVNSVISKFLEEGDALASSGQYDRAVSTYLKAMPLAELLGKEKEVRERIDRVKAQKEIARNLEKLSELISKAKELIERRSYGEAVSVINEAMVLAPALGRAEEVESLLDSLRTRMDNLVSQGDGALEENDLTRAQKLYTEALEIAQAIGEGEEAIRERLSKLEEKRKLELLRESVRITVPEEMLHKAENEVSIIVTNKFSDPLGLTVDLSENTDYFELSEERVEFPRIRPGKTIGESVTVKPRFLGDFDFTVKVESEKGSLSHTFPVRVSRTARVSARTPTPLTSTPILNPVEALQELYSDFQYIGEGGFARVYKAKRKDGRVIALKIPKTLDPAIGRAFVREITNWLHLKHPNIVELYDVNVLPVPYLEMEYCESSLAKLRKPLPVDEASLIVFNIAEGLKYAHSKKIVHRDLKPSNVLLKNGLPKISDWGLSKVLEESMSATTTTSFTPFYAAPEQIDKKFGHTDERTDIWQLGVIFYELVTGRLPFEGSLSQVMMGILRDDPVPPGQINPEAKEVEPIIMKMLAKRKEERYQSVEELQRDLARVLNMTYSEGLRKSKTLGDRRRAAYYLTELLLINLKTNNAGEAYKYASDLAFYVGGELKDEVRRLADQIKFRLEEGLEIPPELVEKAEIIVHRVRVGFEKP from the coding sequence ATGAGACTTGATGCAAGTGGAAACGTGATCTGGGCAAAAAACGTTGGCGGTAATGCGGTTGCGATAGCTGAGAATGGGGACGTTATAGTTGCAGGCTACACTTGGAGCTTCGGCGCTGGGAAAAGTGACGCTTGGGTTCTCAGGCTTGACGAGAACGGTAACGTGAAGTGGCAGAAGACTTACGGCGGGAGTGAGCGGGATTATGCTACCGCGGTTGCGATAGCTGATAACGGGGACGTGATAGTAGCAGGCTACACGAGAAGCTTCGGCGCTGGTAGTAGAGACGTTTGGGTTCTTCGTTTGGACGAGAATGGGAACGTTAAATGGCAGAAGACTTACGGCGGGAGTTATTGGGAGGAGGCTAACGCGGTTGCCGTTGCGGAGAACGGGGACGTTATAGTGGCTGGCTACACTGAGAGCTTCGGCGCTGGTGATGATGACTTTTGGGTTCTCAGGCTTCCGTCAGATGGAAACCTGCCGGGGTGTGAGTTCTGCAATGATTCAAACGCCCAGGTTGAGAATACAAACGCTCAAGTGGAATCAACGAACGCAGAAGTCCACGATACCAACGCAGAAATACATGACACCAACGCTCAGATCCAGGACACAAATGCGGAGGTAAAGACTCAATATTACAAGAAAGCCAGCAGTGGAATTAACCCCCTCTACATCGCCGCCGTCATCGGCCTCCTCCTCGTTGGAGGCATCGCCGCTAAAGCCAAAGGCGGAAAACCAAAACCCCAGAAACCAGCGCCGAAGGAAAACGACCTCGAAAGACTCCTCACCGGGGCGGAAACCCTCGACCCAATTGAAAAGGCCATAGCCCTCGCGGAAGCCCTCCCGATGGCCGGAAAGACCTCGCCCGAAAAAGAGGCAGAGATCAGGGCGAACCTCACAAGTACCCTCGACGAGGCCGAGGGACTCCTCCTCGCAATGGCTGGAGAAAGGCCGGAGGAGGCGTTAGAAAACCTTAACCGGCTCAAAAAGGCACTGAGCAGAGCGGGAATGGAGAAGCGCGCCCGCAGGATCGAAGAAAACCTCATCCTCAAGCTCGAAAACCAACTCAAAGAGATAACAGCCAAAATCGAGAGCCTAGCCGCCCAGGGCAGGGTTGGGGAGGCAAAAGGAAAGTACAGGAAAGCCCTCCGGATAGCGAACTCCCATCCCTCCCTCAGGGAGGAGCTCAACAACGCGGTGAACTCTGTGATCTCCAAGTTCCTTGAGGAGGGGGACGCACTGGCCTCAAGCGGACAGTACGACCGGGCCGTCTCCACCTACCTGAAGGCCATGCCCCTAGCCGAACTCCTCGGAAAGGAGAAAGAGGTCAGGGAGAGAATTGACAGGGTGAAAGCCCAGAAAGAGATCGCCAGAAACCTTGAAAAGCTTTCAGAACTCATAAGCAAGGCGAAAGAGCTCATCGAGAGGAGATCCTACGGCGAGGCTGTCTCGGTCATCAACGAGGCGATGGTCCTTGCCCCGGCCCTCGGAAGGGCGGAGGAGGTGGAGTCGCTCCTCGACTCCCTCCGGACGCGCATGGACAACCTCGTCTCGCAGGGGGACGGGGCCCTCGAAGAGAACGACCTCACGAGGGCCCAGAAACTCTACACCGAGGCGCTTGAGATAGCGCAGGCAATAGGCGAGGGAGAAGAGGCCATAAGGGAGCGCCTCTCAAAGCTCGAAGAGAAGAGGAAGCTCGAACTCCTCAGGGAGAGCGTCAGGATCACCGTTCCCGAGGAGATGCTCCACAAGGCCGAGAACGAGGTCTCGATAATAGTAACCAACAAGTTCTCTGATCCGCTGGGCTTAACAGTTGACCTGAGCGAGAACACCGACTACTTCGAGCTGAGCGAGGAAAGGGTGGAGTTCCCGAGGATAAGGCCCGGCAAGACGATAGGCGAGAGCGTGACCGTTAAGCCCAGGTTCCTCGGTGACTTCGACTTCACGGTGAAGGTCGAGTCGGAGAAGGGCTCGCTCTCCCACACCTTCCCGGTGAGGGTGAGCAGGACCGCCAGGGTTTCCGCGAGAACCCCAACGCCGTTAACGAGCACGCCCATCCTCAACCCGGTCGAGGCTCTCCAGGAGCTCTACTCCGACTTCCAGTACATTGGAGAGGGCGGCTTCGCGAGGGTTTACAAAGCAAAGAGGAAGGACGGCAGAGTCATCGCCCTCAAGATCCCGAAGACCCTCGATCCTGCCATTGGAAGGGCTTTCGTGCGCGAGATAACCAACTGGCTCCACTTAAAGCACCCGAACATCGTCGAGCTCTACGACGTTAACGTCCTGCCAGTCCCGTACCTTGAGATGGAGTACTGCGAAAGTTCTCTCGCAAAACTCCGGAAGCCCCTGCCGGTGGATGAAGCTTCGCTGATCGTCTTCAACATCGCCGAAGGCCTGAAGTACGCACACTCCAAGAAGATCGTTCACCGTGACCTTAAGCCGAGCAACGTTCTCCTGAAGAACGGTTTACCAAAGATCAGCGATTGGGGGCTGAGCAAGGTTCTCGAGGAGAGCATGAGCGCGACGACGACAACGAGCTTTACCCCCTTCTACGCCGCCCCGGAGCAGATCGACAAGAAGTTCGGCCACACGGACGAGAGGACTGACATCTGGCAGCTCGGCGTCATCTTCTACGAGCTCGTCACCGGAAGGCTCCCCTTCGAGGGCTCGCTCAGTCAGGTTATGATGGGCATTCTCAGGGACGATCCGGTTCCGCCGGGCCAGATTAACCCCGAGGCCAAGGAGGTTGAGCCGATAATAATGAAGATGCTGGCGAAGAGGAAGGAGGAGCGCTACCAGTCGGTTGAGGAGCTCCAGCGCGACCTCGCGAGGGTTCTCAACATGACTTACTCAGAGGGCCTGAGGAAGAGCAAGACCCTCGGAGACAGGAGGAGGGCGGCCTACTACCTGACGGAGCTACTCCTCATCAACCTGAAGACCAACAACGCCGGAGAGGCCTACAAGTACGCAAGCGATTTAGCGTTCTACGTTGGGGGCGAGCTGAAGGATGAGGTTCGGAGGCTCGCGGATCAGATCAAGTTCAGGCTGGAGGAGGGCCTCGAAATACCGCCCGAGCTCGTTGAGAAGGCCGAGATAATAGTCCACAGGGTCAGGGTCGGCTTTGAGAAGCCCTGA
- a CDS encoding ATP-binding protein, with product MVDLEEYNPWWVHEEDPDVEEWRDLEYRYVPSWINDLSLEPFSVNFLVGPRRVGKTLGVKLLIKELLRERENPYEIFYFDCTMLDDQNDLSAVLREYLKLRDAKGIKGSLIFLDEVTSVRNWWKAIIDLINRRKLRNDVVTVMGSVSVNLDRAVGRFAGRRGNGRVLEVMPLGFRDYYKLVTGVEDYFDGKGQDAFESYLQTGGYAAYLNRRIRKGDIVGSLKADLRSLEKEKDPEIAREILGAIISKAPSPLSYREIGEEAGVNRDTVRSYVSVLSELKVLLEIPFSQWGKEVVPKKNRKFAIRDPLMARAFAEWSRVRIEDSVLYEWVVQEHLYRKFREVYYFRTGEYEIDAVVPGMRVEVKSGKRGGRYPKDVIVLGGREVPRFLYGIDYSPVIEYENV from the coding sequence ATGGTTGACCTTGAAGAGTACAACCCCTGGTGGGTGCACGAGGAAGACCCAGACGTCGAGGAGTGGAGGGACTTAGAGTACCGCTACGTCCCCTCGTGGATAAATGACCTCTCGCTCGAACCCTTCTCGGTGAACTTCCTCGTCGGGCCGAGGAGGGTCGGCAAAACCCTTGGGGTGAAGCTCCTCATAAAAGAGCTCCTCCGTGAGAGGGAGAACCCATACGAAATCTTTTACTTCGACTGCACGATGCTCGACGACCAGAACGACCTCTCCGCCGTTCTCAGGGAGTACCTGAAGCTCAGAGACGCCAAGGGGATAAAGGGCTCCCTCATATTTCTCGACGAGGTTACCTCGGTCAGGAACTGGTGGAAGGCGATAATAGACCTGATAAACAGGAGAAAGCTCAGGAACGACGTCGTCACCGTTATGGGCTCCGTCTCCGTCAACCTCGACCGGGCGGTTGGCCGTTTCGCGGGGAGGAGGGGTAACGGGAGAGTCCTTGAGGTAATGCCCCTCGGCTTCAGGGACTACTATAAGCTGGTTACAGGCGTTGAGGACTACTTCGACGGGAAAGGCCAGGACGCCTTCGAAAGCTACCTCCAGACCGGCGGCTACGCCGCTTACCTGAACAGGAGGATCAGAAAGGGGGACATAGTCGGCTCGCTAAAGGCCGACCTGAGGAGCCTGGAGAAGGAGAAAGACCCCGAGATAGCGAGGGAGATACTGGGGGCCATCATATCCAAAGCGCCCAGCCCGCTCTCGTACCGCGAGATCGGTGAGGAAGCCGGAGTCAACAGGGACACCGTGAGGAGCTACGTTTCCGTTCTTTCGGAGCTCAAAGTACTCTTAGAAATTCCCTTCTCCCAGTGGGGAAAGGAAGTCGTCCCGAAGAAGAACAGGAAGTTTGCCATCAGGGACCCGCTGATGGCGAGGGCCTTCGCCGAGTGGAGCAGGGTTAGGATCGAGGACTCGGTGCTCTACGAGTGGGTCGTTCAGGAGCACCTCTACCGGAAGTTCAGGGAGGTTTATTACTTTAGAACTGGCGAATACGAGATCGACGCCGTTGTTCCTGGGATGAGGGTCGAGGTAAAGTCCGGGAAAAGGGGCGGCAGGTATCCAAAGGACGTCATCGTGCTCGGCGGGAGAGAGGTTCCCCGCTTCCTCTACGGCATAGACTACAGCCCCGTCATCGAGTACGAGAACGTTTGA
- a CDS encoding OBG GTPase family GTP-binding protein, which produces MPTNVTAEYLAAEEEYRNAKTIPEKIRALEKMYATVPKHKGTEKLRLQIKRRLAELRKELEKQRQMRKSGGGPSMAVRKEGAAQIVLAGLPNVGKSSLLRALTNVDVDVADYAFTTVKPIPGMMHHKDVQIQLVEVPGLVEGAALGKGMGPQLLSVVRNADAIAIVVDLSQDPIRQMEVLLREFERAGIKVNKRRPRVEIKRTAMGGIVINGQENIKGDIQEVMKMLREERIHSAEITVKEPVTLEEFADAIDESLVWRRAIIIANKGDAPGSRENYERLVKAYGDRFKIIPISAKKGINLEKLKDELYDLAGIIRVFTKSPGEEPAYPPVALKKGSTVMDLAERIHKDFAKNFRYARVWGKSVKFPGQRVGADHVLEDGDIVEIHAR; this is translated from the coding sequence ATGCCAACGAACGTGACAGCGGAGTACCTCGCTGCCGAGGAGGAATACAGGAACGCAAAGACAATTCCCGAGAAGATCCGAGCCCTCGAAAAGATGTACGCAACGGTTCCAAAGCACAAGGGAACCGAGAAGCTCCGCCTCCAGATAAAGCGAAGGTTAGCGGAGCTCAGGAAGGAGCTTGAGAAGCAGAGGCAGATGCGCAAGAGCGGTGGCGGGCCCTCGATGGCCGTCAGAAAGGAGGGCGCGGCGCAGATAGTCCTTGCCGGTTTACCGAACGTTGGCAAAAGCTCCCTCCTTCGTGCCCTCACAAACGTCGATGTGGACGTTGCTGACTATGCTTTTACAACGGTTAAGCCAATTCCCGGAATGATGCATCACAAGGACGTTCAAATTCAGCTGGTAGAGGTTCCCGGTCTCGTTGAGGGCGCCGCCTTGGGTAAAGGAATGGGGCCCCAGCTCCTGAGCGTGGTAAGGAACGCCGATGCCATAGCGATAGTCGTTGACCTCTCCCAGGATCCGATCAGGCAGATGGAGGTTCTCCTGAGGGAGTTCGAGAGGGCAGGAATAAAGGTCAACAAGAGGAGGCCGAGGGTCGAAATCAAGAGGACAGCGATGGGCGGAATCGTCATCAACGGTCAGGAGAACATAAAGGGCGACATTCAGGAAGTCATGAAGATGCTCCGCGAGGAGCGCATACACTCGGCGGAGATAACGGTCAAGGAGCCCGTGACGCTTGAAGAGTTCGCCGATGCCATAGACGAGAGCCTAGTCTGGAGGAGGGCGATAATCATAGCCAACAAGGGCGACGCTCCCGGCAGTAGGGAGAACTACGAGAGGCTCGTTAAGGCCTACGGCGACCGCTTCAAGATAATCCCGATATCGGCGAAGAAGGGCATAAACCTTGAGAAGCTGAAGGACGAGCTCTACGATTTGGCCGGAATCATCCGCGTCTTCACCAAGAGCCCCGGAGAGGAGCCGGCTTATCCTCCGGTCGCCCTCAAGAAAGGTTCAACCGTCATGGATTTGGCCGAGAGGATTCACAAGGACTTCGCCAAGAACTTCCGCTATGCGAGGGTCTGGGGCAAGAGCGTCAAGTTCCCCGGCCAGAGGGTCGGAGCAGATCACGTTTTGGAAGACGGGGACATAGTGGAGATTCACGCGAGGTAA
- a CDS encoding Lrp/AsnC family transcriptional regulator, which translates to MRGRMDEIDRKILMILQKNSRSSLREISKEVGLAESTVYERIKKMRERGIIRRFTVLLNPEALGLGMLAFVLIKTKAGMYAKVAEELSKYPKIVEVYETTGDYDMIVKIRARDSDELNRFLDAIGDIEGVESTHTMVVLKVHKESSELPIEEPTIF; encoded by the coding sequence ATGCGCGGTAGAATGGATGAGATAGACCGGAAGATACTCATGATCCTGCAGAAAAACAGCCGATCCTCCCTGAGGGAGATTTCCAAGGAAGTTGGCCTCGCGGAATCGACCGTTTACGAGAGAATCAAGAAGATGAGGGAGAGGGGGATAATCAGGCGCTTTACCGTTCTTCTGAATCCTGAAGCTCTCGGCCTGGGAATGCTCGCCTTCGTTCTGATAAAGACGAAAGCGGGGATGTATGCCAAGGTTGCGGAAGAGCTCAGCAAGTACCCCAAGATAGTAGAGGTCTACGAGACTACCGGAGATTACGACATGATAGTTAAAATAAGGGCCAGGGACAGCGATGAGCTCAACCGTTTCCTCGACGCGATAGGGGATATAGAGGGCGTTGAATCGACCCATACGATGGTCGTCTTAAAGGTTCACAAGGAGAGCAGCGAGCTGCCAATTGAGGAGCCCACAATCTTTTAA
- a CDS encoding transcriptional regulator produces the protein MVARDEVYEKLEGLLRSLGFKKTELRVYKLLLEKKRPMRITEIQRELGLSERSVREHVLNLYRKGVLKRTLIEQGWLGYVYTAASPKELIERIKESIIQRINEIEKEISD, from the coding sequence ATGGTTGCAAGGGACGAGGTCTACGAGAAGCTGGAAGGACTGCTCAGGAGCCTCGGTTTCAAGAAAACGGAGCTCAGGGTGTACAAGCTTCTGCTCGAGAAGAAAAGGCCCATGAGAATCACGGAGATACAGAGGGAGTTGGGTCTCAGCGAGCGCTCGGTTAGGGAGCACGTTCTCAACCTTTACCGGAAGGGAGTTCTTAAGAGAACTCTGATCGAACAGGGCTGGCTCGGCTACGTTTACACCGCCGCCTCCCCGAAGGAGCTCATAGAACGCATAAAGGAGAGCATAATACAGAGGATAAACGAAATAGAGAAGGAGATTTCGGACTAA